A genomic window from Brachyspira sp. SAP_772 includes:
- a CDS encoding GldG family protein: MSNKKFNLKIATIASWVLLFFAWIFFYAVTQRPTAVFWIVLAITLILTTITVIIEKNNIVSLLKTRFVHKAFFGILSLLIVLAILVGLYIISVNFPIRFDLTQNKSYTVSQQTMDVISRIDSPLSIVVLRSPSTDPTSADWRSDLLLDQYQRLSKHITVEYINPIEKPSAKSKYQMTQVGEIIFSYGQGKQVRVYRKDLTSQSKVTSEPLFVGEEKFTQAIYTLLEQESYVVYFTVGHGERQLQDRGGEGLSYVKTYLENENYKVRDLNIILENIPTDASLIVIASPVETFSDFEMEKLDNYVKTGGKLLVLYDSFMDRSNFNSNLDIFLSDWGFKTKNDYIIDPVSSVVIPVNVVPQYTTHPITQTLKEGNVFACLVVARSILSGESKYSGSFENIITTSPQGYGKEEATFDLSRARFNPRTDIAGPVPLAIAGTYDIEGRDIPARIVVFGDATFALNAYINPDQGQSVDVAFAGNKDLFMNTVAYLLEARQKITIRPKEASIKNLTLTTTQTNFIRYVAQIGLPCLFGILGILIWFLRRR; this comes from the coding sequence ATGTCAAATAAAAAGTTTAATTTAAAAATTGCTACTATTGCTTCTTGGGTGCTATTATTTTTCGCTTGGATATTTTTCTACGCTGTTACACAAAGACCTACTGCTGTTTTTTGGATTGTATTAGCTATAACTTTAATACTTACAACTATTACGGTTATAATAGAAAAAAATAATATAGTATCTCTATTAAAAACAAGATTTGTTCATAAAGCTTTTTTTGGCATACTTTCGCTTCTTATAGTTTTAGCTATCTTAGTAGGGCTTTATATTATAAGTGTAAACTTCCCAATAAGATTTGATTTAACACAAAATAAATCTTACACAGTTTCTCAGCAAACTATGGATGTAATTTCTAGAATAGATAGTCCATTATCAATAGTTGTTTTAAGGTCTCCAAGTACAGACCCAACTTCTGCTGATTGGCGTTCTGATTTGTTATTAGATCAATATCAAAGATTAAGCAAACATATTACAGTTGAATATATTAACCCTATAGAAAAACCTTCTGCTAAAAGTAAATATCAAATGACTCAAGTTGGTGAGATAATTTTTAGCTATGGTCAAGGTAAACAAGTGAGGGTATATAGAAAAGATTTAACTAGTCAATCTAAGGTTACTTCAGAGCCTTTATTTGTTGGAGAAGAAAAATTTACTCAGGCTATATATACTTTATTAGAACAAGAGTCTTATGTTGTATATTTTACAGTTGGTCATGGAGAGAGACAGTTACAAGACAGAGGCGGAGAGGGTTTATCTTATGTTAAAACTTATTTGGAAAATGAAAATTATAAAGTAAGAGATTTAAATATTATATTAGAAAATATACCAACAGATGCTTCTTTAATTGTAATAGCTTCTCCTGTTGAAACTTTTAGCGATTTTGAAATGGAAAAATTAGATAACTATGTAAAGACAGGCGGAAAATTACTTGTGCTTTATGATAGCTTTATGGATAGAAGTAATTTTAATTCTAATTTAGATATATTTTTATCTGATTGGGGATTTAAAACTAAAAATGATTATATAATAGACCCTGTATCAAGTGTTGTTATACCTGTTAATGTAGTTCCTCAATATACAACTCACCCTATAACTCAAACTTTAAAAGAGGGGAATGTATTTGCTTGTTTGGTTGTGGCAAGAAGTATTTTATCTGGAGAAAGCAAGTATAGCGGAAGTTTTGAGAATATAATTACTACTTCTCCACAAGGGTATGGTAAGGAAGAAGCTACTTTTGATTTATCTCGTGCAAGATTTAATCCAAGAACAGATATTGCTGGTCCTGTACCTTTGGCTATTGCTGGAACTTATGATATAGAAGGAAGGGATATACCTGCAAGAATTGTTGTGTTTGGAGATGCTACTTTTGCTCTAAATGCATATATTAACCCTGATCAAGGTCAATCTGTGGATGTTGCTTTTGCGGGTAATAAAGATTTATTTATGAATACTGTTGCTTATTTATTAGAGGCAAGACAGAAAATAACTATAAGACCAAAAGAGGCTAGTATTAAAAATCTTACTCTTACAACAACTCAAACTAATTTTATTAGATATGTTGCTCAAATTGGTTTGCCTTGTTTGTTTGGTATATTAGGTATTCTTATATGGTTCTTAAGAAGAAGATAA
- a CDS encoding cyclic nucleotide-binding domain-containing protein, with product MMNKKTNKTIKFPKSSTIFIDGQDPKYKFYIIIKGKVLAYNYFADDYTIEYKEGEIIGLFNAVINEPYTSTVKAIEDVEVLEMNVYEIEKIENANIINKVYEYLLLNMERWINRYYYFLSKVNTGYNYYTDKNRIDMISMASIYEENGYTDAASKIYSKYLELNPNAEDAGVIRNKIQQLGKIEEPEYIDNNVYKFKKGYCLYTEFQYNDYIYIIRYGKLGVYNIFNSRQVTRRVCVNNEILNGYAPKSDIRPLFTTAVVLQDSIIQLAKKEEFMELVLRDNSIRLYLIKVMSMRVYITISRIKSFNANNNVSRFVIILEALIKYELIFKNTRQIIFPYNFNDLCSMVGITADANKEAELKKIKSVSITDDGYIMIKDIEEFYKEYEIYKQRTSNKIKK from the coding sequence ATTATGAATAAGAAGACTAACAAAACAATTAAATTTCCAAAATCATCAACAATATTCATAGATGGGCAAGACCCTAAATATAAATTCTATATAATTATCAAAGGAAAAGTTTTGGCATACAATTATTTTGCAGATGATTATACAATAGAATATAAAGAAGGTGAAATAATAGGACTCTTTAATGCTGTTATAAATGAACCTTATACATCTACAGTTAAGGCAATAGAAGATGTTGAAGTTTTGGAAATGAATGTTTATGAGATAGAAAAGATTGAAAATGCTAATATAATAAATAAGGTATATGAGTATTTGCTTCTTAATATGGAGAGATGGATTAATAGATATTATTATTTTTTGAGTAAAGTTAATACAGGCTATAATTATTATACTGATAAAAATAGAATAGATATGATAAGTATGGCTAGCATATATGAAGAGAATGGTTATACTGATGCGGCATCAAAGATATACAGTAAATATTTAGAATTAAACCCTAATGCAGAAGATGCTGGGGTTATAAGAAATAAAATACAGCAGTTAGGAAAAATAGAAGAGCCAGAATATATAGATAATAATGTTTATAAGTTTAAAAAGGGATATTGTTTATATACAGAGTTTCAGTATAATGATTATATTTATATTATTAGATATGGAAAACTAGGGGTATATAATATATTTAATTCTAGACAAGTTACAAGAAGGGTGTGCGTAAATAATGAAATACTCAATGGATATGCACCAAAAAGTGATATTAGGCCTCTTTTTACAACAGCGGTGGTATTGCAAGACTCTATTATACAGCTTGCCAAAAAAGAGGAGTTTATGGAATTAGTATTAAGAGATAATAGTATAAGGCTCTATCTTATAAAAGTTATGAGCATGAGAGTTTATATTACAATATCTAGAATAAAATCTTTTAATGCTAATAATAATGTTAGTAGATTTGTAATTATATTAGAAGCTTTAATCAAATATGAATTAATATTTAAAAATACAAGACAGATAATATTCCCATACAATTTTAACGACCTTTGTTCTATGGTTGGTATCACAGCTGATGCTAATAAAGAAGCAGAGTTGAAAAAAATAAAATCTGTTTCTATAACTGATGATGGATATATTATGATAAAAGATATAGAAGAGTTTTATAAAGAGTATGAGATATATAAACAAAGAACATCAAATAAAATAAAGAAATAA
- the prfB gene encoding peptide chain release factor 2 (programmed frameshift) gives MTLSEIKNIVLEIKEQAEVLRGYLDPEAIYKRVKEIDEISSKDDFWNDNIAAQKIMKERMLLLDKIEPIENLIKNANNIYELVEMAIESNDSDMEKELETECIELQKVFNELETKNLFSGEFDSKNAYLTLNAGAGGTESCDWASMLSRMYVRFCERHGFTVETTDELPGDEAGIKQISFYVQGLYAYGYLRSEIGVHRLVRISPFDANAKRHTSFVAVSVMPDIDEDIEVEINQADLRIDTYRASGAGGQHVNKTSSAIRITHIPTNIVVQCQAERSQHNNKDMAMKMLKAKLYQLEKEKLDKEKQKIAGEKTDIAWGNQIRSYVFQPYQMVKDLRTGHETGNMNSVMDGNIDEFISAYLKQQIKK, from the exons ATGACGTTATCTGAAATAAAAAATATTGTATTAGAGATTAAAGAGCAGGCTGAAGTTTTAAGGGGGTATCTT GACCCTGAGGCTATATATAAAAGGGTAAAAGAGATTGATGAAATATCTTCTAAAGATGATTTTTGGAATGATAATATTGCTGCCCAAAAAATAATGAAAGAGAGGATGCTTCTTCTTGATAAGATAGAGCCTATTGAAAATTTAATAAAAAATGCCAACAATATTTATGAACTTGTTGAGATGGCAATAGAATCTAATGATTCAGATATGGAAAAAGAATTAGAAACTGAATGTATAGAATTACAGAAGGTTTTTAATGAATTGGAAACCAAAAATCTATTTTCTGGTGAGTTTGACAGTAAGAATGCATATTTAACTTTGAATGCTGGAGCAGGCGGTACAGAGAGCTGCGATTGGGCTTCTATGCTTTCAAGAATGTATGTGCGTTTCTGTGAGAGACATGGCTTTACGGTTGAAACTACTGATGAGCTTCCCGGCGATGAGGCTGGTATAAAACAAATAAGTTTTTATGTACAGGGGCTTTATGCTTATGGATATTTACGCTCTGAAATAGGGGTTCATAGACTTGTGAGAATATCACCTTTTGATGCTAATGCTAAGAGGCATACTTCATTCGTTGCTGTGAGTGTTATGCCTGATATAGATGAAGATATTGAAGTAGAAATTAATCAGGCTGATTTGAGAATAGATACTTATAGGGCTTCTGGTGCAGGCGGTCAGCACGTTAATAAAACTTCTTCTGCTATAAGAATAACTCATATACCTACAAATATAGTTGTTCAATGTCAGGCTGAGAGAAGTCAGCATAACAATAAAGATATGGCTATGAAAATGCTTAAGGCTAAACTTTATCAATTAGAAAAAGAAAAGCTCGATAAAGAAAAACAAAAAATAGCTGGGGAAAAAACCGATATTGCTTGGGGTAATCAGATTAGAAGTTATGTTTTTCAGCCTTATCAGATGGTTAAAGACTTGAGAACTGGACATGAAACTGGTAATATGAACTCTGTTATGGACGGTAATATTGACGAGTTTATATCTGCTTATCTTAAACAGCAAATAAAAAAATAA
- a CDS encoding oligosaccharide flippase family protein, with protein sequence MYNIKALYKKYSYYINYALLVFINGVASVLNYISSIYINRSLSISDFAHYNGIINIYSIIILTVSSFSYYIMHNYKDDEDAKSYWAYGYIIAIVIFLLYILSIPLFDILFNIKSYTSLLIISIGIFTSILTIVSQSILKINNYIAYDYIASLIAIFLAKILLLAYFIITGLTLEKAIISVSLFCVLYLIINLIELKKLKLPYFVSPKKINTYFSKQNLYIFLTYIINIVIINFIFNWISLSDVLMANRYLDKTSAGYYSTISLIIKMFFYIGTPIASVMFSYILIAKKDNNKNKEKKILYYSIALFVFASICLSVFLIIFAKQVVLIQFTNRYEAIIPLIPQAVIFGFSLGFTVITFNYGLAYKLFAPFYGYLIIFAYVYFSLRNGLRTFENFMFVMKVFFIALLVYNILIILIHRIILKTNKKY encoded by the coding sequence ATGTATAATATAAAAGCATTATATAAAAAATATTCATATTATATTAATTATGCATTATTAGTATTTATAAATGGTGTTGCAAGTGTATTAAATTATATTTCTTCAATTTATATAAATAGAAGTTTATCAATATCAGATTTTGCTCATTATAATGGTATTATAAATATATATTCTATAATAATTCTTACGGTATCTAGTTTTAGTTATTATATAATGCATAACTATAAAGATGATGAAGATGCCAAAAGCTATTGGGCTTATGGATATATTATTGCTATTGTAATATTTTTATTATATATATTATCTATACCTCTTTTTGATATACTTTTTAATATAAAAAGCTACACTTCTCTTTTGATAATATCTATAGGAATATTTACTAGTATTTTAACTATAGTGTCGCAATCTATATTAAAAATTAATAATTATATAGCTTATGATTATATAGCAAGTTTAATAGCAATATTTTTAGCTAAGATTTTACTTTTAGCATATTTTATTATAACTGGGCTTACATTAGAAAAAGCTATTATATCAGTATCTTTATTTTGTGTTTTGTATTTGATTATTAATTTAATTGAACTAAAAAAACTTAAACTTCCTTATTTTGTTTCTCCCAAAAAAATAAATACATATTTCTCTAAGCAAAACTTATATATATTTTTAACTTACATAATAAATATTGTTATAATAAATTTTATATTTAATTGGATATCATTAAGCGATGTATTAATGGCCAATAGATATTTAGATAAAACGAGTGCTGGGTACTATTCTACAATATCATTAATAATAAAAATGTTTTTTTATATAGGCACTCCGATAGCCTCTGTGATGTTTTCTTACATATTAATTGCTAAAAAAGATAATAATAAAAATAAAGAAAAAAAGATACTTTATTATTCTATAGCACTTTTTGTATTTGCTTCTATTTGTTTGTCAGTATTTTTAATTATATTTGCTAAACAAGTTGTATTGATACAGTTTACAAATAGATATGAGGCTATCATTCCATTAATACCGCAAGCTGTAATATTTGGCTTTTCTTTGGGATTTACTGTTATTACATTTAATTATGGACTTGCTTATAAATTATTTGCTCCTTTTTATGGGTACTTAATTATATTTGCTTATGTGTATTTTTCTCTGAGAAATGGACTAAGAACTTTTGAAAATTTTATGTTTGTAATGAAAGTGTTTTTTATAGCATTACTTGTATACAATATTTTAATTATATTAATACATAGAATAATATTAAAAACTAATAAAAAATATTAA
- the galK gene encoding galactokinase — MTPKLHLRLVERFRDVFGQKGEVKLYFAPGRLTFIGELIDYSGGDTITAAVDRGTYLVVRKRPDNKINIYGHSFKAKKSFTFNELEKNKEDEWAVYFKGVFSVLLEREYKITGMDIYAYTDLPFNTSLASSSSLCACLTYAIFDINALDKTDIIELAKLSYEGEIKYASHRTSLSDHITIFLGKENSLLLFNMFKMSYEYLDINLGEYCIAVVNSNKKRTSSDSEYNARKRECDNALKKLKEKKSSIKYLSDLKPKDADFIKETLQNKEQRRALYVSSEEDRVNQAVKAIKKGAIKDLASLISKTHEGLSKLYEVSTAEQDILVEEASKMDGVIGARMIGTGFGGGVLIVLKKSEVENVIEALYTNYKEKTRRDADVYIVKSTNGVRILPIE, encoded by the coding sequence ATGACACCAAAATTACATTTAAGATTAGTAGAAAGATTTAGAGATGTCTTTGGTCAAAAAGGCGAAGTAAAATTGTATTTTGCTCCGGGAAGACTAACTTTTATAGGAGAACTTATAGACTATTCAGGCGGGGATACTATTACAGCTGCTGTAGATAGAGGTACTTATTTAGTAGTTAGAAAAAGACCAGATAATAAAATCAATATTTATGGTCATTCATTTAAAGCAAAAAAATCATTTACTTTTAATGAATTAGAAAAGAATAAAGAAGATGAATGGGCTGTATATTTTAAGGGCGTTTTTTCAGTATTATTAGAAAGAGAATATAAAATAACTGGAATGGATATTTATGCATATACTGATTTGCCTTTTAATACTTCATTAGCTTCATCTAGTTCTTTATGTGCTTGTTTAACTTATGCTATTTTTGACATAAATGCTTTAGATAAAACTGATATTATAGAATTAGCTAAATTATCTTATGAAGGGGAGATAAAATATGCTTCTCATAGAACTTCATTAAGCGACCATATCACTATATTTTTAGGAAAAGAAAACAGTTTACTATTATTTAATATGTTTAAAATGAGCTATGAATATTTAGATATAAATTTAGGTGAATATTGTATAGCTGTAGTTAATAGTAATAAAAAAAGAACATCGAGTGACAGTGAATATAATGCTAGAAAGAGAGAATGTGATAATGCTTTAAAAAAGCTTAAAGAAAAAAAGTCCTCTATTAAATATTTATCAGATTTAAAGCCGAAAGATGCTGATTTTATTAAAGAAACTTTACAGAATAAAGAACAAAGAAGAGCTTTATATGTGTCTTCTGAAGAAGATAGGGTAAATCAAGCTGTAAAAGCTATAAAAAAAGGTGCAATTAAAGATTTAGCATCATTAATCTCAAAAACTCATGAGGGTTTAAGTAAGTTGTATGAAGTTTCTACTGCAGAGCAAGATATTTTAGTAGAGGAAGCTTCAAAAATGGATGGTGTAATAGGGGCACGTATGATTGGTACAGGTTTTGGTGGCGGAGTATTGATTGTACTTAAGAAATCTGAAGTTGAAAATGTAATAGAAGCTTTATATACTAATTATAAAGAGAAAACTAGAAGGGATGCTGATGTTTATATTGTAAAATCTACTAATGGCGTTAGAATACTCCCTATTGAATAA
- a CDS encoding TlyA family RNA methyltransferase, producing MRLDEYVHHNGYTESRAKAQDIILAGCVFVNGVKVTSKAQKIKDTDKIEIIQNRKYVSRAGDKLEKALLEFNLSVENKICLDIGASTGGFTDCLLHYGAEKVYALDVGHNQLVYKLRSDKRVISIEDFNAKNIKREMFEGEIPSIVVSDVSFISISKIAPIIFKELYDLEYWVSLIKPQFEAEKGEVSKGGIIKDDVLREKIVNNAIDKITAIGFKEINRTISPIKGSKGNIEYLSYFII from the coding sequence ATGAGATTAGATGAGTATGTACATCATAACGGATATACTGAAAGCAGGGCTAAAGCACAGGATATAATATTAGCTGGCTGTGTATTTGTTAATGGTGTAAAAGTAACTTCTAAGGCTCAAAAAATAAAAGATACTGACAAAATAGAAATCATACAAAATAGAAAATATGTATCTAGAGCTGGAGACAAGCTAGAGAAAGCATTATTAGAGTTTAATCTTTCTGTAGAAAATAAAATATGTTTGGATATAGGAGCTTCTACAGGAGGCTTTACTGATTGTCTTCTTCATTATGGAGCTGAAAAAGTTTATGCTTTAGATGTTGGTCATAATCAGCTTGTATACAAACTTAGAAGCGATAAAAGAGTAATTTCAATAGAAGATTTTAATGCCAAAAATATAAAAAGAGAAATGTTTGAAGGAGAAATACCTTCTATTGTAGTTAGTGATGTTTCTTTTATATCTATTTCAAAAATTGCTCCTATTATATTTAAAGAATTATATGATTTAGAATATTGGGTGAGTCTTATTAAACCTCAATTTGAAGCAGAAAAAGGTGAAGTTTCAAAGGGTGGAATTATTAAAGATGATGTATTAAGAGAAAAGATAGTTAATAATGCAATTGATAAAATTACAGCGATAGGATTTAAAGAAATAAATAGAACTATCTCTCCAATAAAAGGCTCTAAAGGAAATATAGAGTATTTATCATATTTTATTATTTAA
- a CDS encoding calcium-translocating P-type ATPase, PMCA-type yields the protein MINSFLGKKEDILKELNVDTKIGLTKEAQKLSLEKYGANSFTKEKSATLLQKILEALKEPMILMLIFAGLIAIGVNTVAYFNGGHADFLECLGIFIAISLSITITIVMEGKSAKAFEALNSINEDIRVKVIREGNIEIINQKDLLVGDIAFIETGNKLPADGRLIESVSLNIDESALTGESVPVEKDADAVITDEKTAVADRINMAYSGSFVTTGNGKMVITAVGDSTEFGKIARELSKTKRTSTPLQEKLAELGKKIALLGITASMIVFIIQVVNHIRLGTANFETISEAFITSIVLIVASVPEGLPTIVAVSLSINIIKMARQNALVKKMVACETIGSVNVICSDKTGTLTENKMTLNQLFVNCTYVEPENIKDKNIINNFAINSTADIDYKEDGQIKFLGNPTECALLVGAKKSGFDYKSIRESAKTIYEYPFSSETKNMTTVAKIDGESIVFTKGSPEKIMAMCSISSEEKKCIEEAIEKFQEEAKRVIAFAHKKVDDNVENIREKLESNMIYDGFVAISDPVRKEVYDAVEQCRSAGINIKMLTGDNIVTARAIARELKILDENSIVLEAKDIDAMDDNTLKQNLSKISVIARSTPTVKMRVVNAIKEMGNVVAVTGDGINDAPAIKNADVGVAMGITGTEVSKEASDIVLLDDSFATIVKAVQWGRGIYDNFQRFIQFQLTVNFASVVVVLLSTLTGFKAPFTAIQLLWINIIMDGPPAIALGLEPIRSNLMKRKPIKRNANIVTLSMLRKIIYSGTVMIILFMLQSKLNILNVSDNEASTVLFVMFVMFQIFNSFNSRELGYDSVFKHFLDNKLVLLSMLGTFVLQILATQFAGAFFNTVPLSFYTWVKIIALSFVVIIASEIFKLCAKLFFGKR from the coding sequence ATGATAAATAGTTTTTTAGGAAAAAAAGAAGATATTCTTAAAGAGCTTAATGTTGACACCAAAATAGGTCTCACAAAAGAAGCTCAAAAATTAAGTTTAGAGAAGTATGGTGCTAATAGCTTTACCAAAGAGAAAAGTGCCACATTGCTTCAAAAAATATTAGAAGCATTAAAAGAGCCTATGATACTTATGCTTATATTTGCAGGTTTAATAGCAATAGGAGTAAACACTGTAGCATATTTTAATGGCGGGCATGCGGACTTTTTGGAATGTTTGGGTATATTTATAGCTATAAGCTTATCTATCACAATTACAATAGTGATGGAAGGAAAAAGTGCTAAGGCATTTGAGGCTTTAAATAGCATAAACGAAGATATTAGAGTAAAAGTTATAAGAGAAGGCAATATAGAGATAATAAATCAAAAAGATTTGCTTGTTGGAGATATTGCTTTCATAGAAACAGGAAACAAGCTTCCTGCAGACGGTAGGCTTATTGAAAGTGTATCGCTTAATATAGATGAATCTGCTTTAACAGGTGAAAGTGTTCCAGTAGAAAAAGATGCTGATGCTGTAATTACTGATGAAAAAACAGCGGTGGCAGATAGAATAAATATGGCTTATTCGGGTTCTTTCGTTACTACTGGTAATGGAAAAATGGTTATTACTGCGGTTGGAGATTCTACAGAGTTTGGTAAAATAGCAAGAGAGCTTTCTAAAACAAAAAGAACTTCAACACCTCTACAAGAGAAATTGGCAGAATTGGGTAAAAAAATAGCTTTACTTGGTATCACTGCTTCTATGATAGTATTTATAATTCAAGTAGTTAATCATATTAGACTTGGAACTGCTAATTTTGAAACTATATCTGAAGCTTTTATCACTAGTATAGTATTGATTGTTGCTTCTGTTCCAGAGGGACTTCCTACAATAGTAGCTGTGTCTTTATCTATTAATATTATAAAAATGGCTAGACAAAATGCATTAGTTAAAAAGATGGTTGCCTGTGAGACTATAGGAAGCGTTAATGTAATTTGTTCTGATAAAACAGGAACTCTTACAGAAAACAAAATGACATTAAATCAATTATTTGTTAATTGTACTTATGTGGAGCCTGAAAATATAAAAGATAAAAATATAATTAATAACTTTGCTATTAACTCTACAGCAGATATTGATTATAAAGAAGATGGGCAAATTAAGTTTTTGGGTAATCCTACAGAATGTGCTTTACTTGTGGGGGCTAAAAAGTCTGGTTTTGATTATAAAAGTATAAGAGAAAGTGCAAAAACAATATATGAATATCCTTTCTCATCAGAAACAAAAAATATGACTACTGTTGCCAAAATAGACGGTGAAAGCATTGTATTTACAAAAGGAAGTCCTGAAAAAATAATGGCTATGTGCAGTATCAGCAGTGAAGAGAAAAAATGTATAGAAGAGGCTATAGAGAAGTTTCAGGAGGAGGCAAAGAGGGTTATAGCATTTGCTCATAAGAAAGTTGATGATAATGTAGAGAATATAAGAGAAAAGCTTGAAAGCAATATGATATATGACGGTTTTGTTGCTATATCTGACCCTGTTAGAAAAGAGGTTTATGATGCGGTTGAGCAGTGCAGAAGTGCTGGTATAAACATAAAAATGCTTACAGGAGACAATATAGTTACAGCAAGGGCGATTGCAAGAGAATTAAAAATACTTGATGAAAATAGTATAGTTCTTGAGGCAAAAGACATAGATGCAATGGACGATAATACATTAAAACAGAATTTAAGTAAGATTTCTGTTATAGCGAGAAGCACACCTACAGTAAAAATGCGTGTTGTTAATGCCATAAAAGAGATGGGAAATGTTGTTGCAGTTACTGGCGATGGTATAAATGATGCTCCTGCTATAAAAAATGCCGATGTTGGTGTTGCTATGGGTATAACAGGTACAGAGGTATCAAAAGAGGCTAGCGATATAGTGCTTCTTGATGACTCATTTGCTACAATAGTTAAAGCAGTTCAGTGGGGACGCGGTATATATGACAATTTCCAAAGATTTATACAGTTCCAGCTTACTGTTAACTTTGCTTCTGTTGTAGTTGTATTGTTATCTACATTAACAGGATTTAAAGCTCCATTTACAGCTATACAGTTATTATGGATAAATATTATTATGGACGGACCTCCTGCTATCGCTTTAGGACTTGAACCTATTAGAAGCAATTTAATGAAAAGAAAGCCTATTAAAAGAAATGCCAATATTGTTACTTTAAGTATGCTTAGAAAAATTATATATTCTGGTACTGTTATGATTATACTATTTATGCTTCAAAGTAAACTTAATATATTAAATGTAAGCGATAATGAGGCTTCTACTGTATTATTTGTTATGTTTGTAATGTTTCAAATATTTAATTCTTTCAACAGCAGAGAATTAGGTTATGATAGTGTATTCAAACATTTCCTTGATAACAAATTAGTGCTTTTAAGTATGCTTGGTACTTTTGTATTACAGATATTAGCTACACAGTTTGCTGGTGCTTTCTTTAATACTGTACCTTTAAGTTTCTATACTTGGGTAAAAATCATTGCTTTATCTTTTGTAGTAATTATAGCATCTGAAATTTTTAAACTATGTGCTAAATTGTTTTTTGGAAAAAGATAA
- a CDS encoding L-fuculose-phosphate aldolase yields the protein MPALNRKDLAKSIIEACLNMRRDGVNQGTSGNISIRYKDGMLITPTSMPYEIMTPNDIVFVDGNGNPEKNKKPSSEWRFHLSILKDNPQFNAVIHNHAIYSSMVSILNVDSIPAIHYMVAVAGGKKIPCAEYATYGTQELCDNISKVMKGYKACILKNHGLLVADETLEKAYSVMIEVENLARLYIGVRNIGDYNVLSDSEMEIILAKFNNYGLNVEHKKTASKSSKKK from the coding sequence ATGCCTGCTCTTAATAGAAAAGATTTAGCTAAAAGCATAATAGAAGCTTGTTTAAATATGAGAAGAGATGGAGTTAATCAAGGCACATCTGGAAACATTAGCATAAGATATAAAGATGGTATGCTTATTACACCAACTAGCATGCCTTATGAGATTATGACACCTAATGATATTGTTTTTGTAGATGGAAATGGAAATCCAGAAAAAAACAAAAAACCTTCAAGCGAATGGAGATTTCATTTATCAATTTTAAAAGATAACCCTCAATTTAATGCTGTAATACATAATCACGCTATTTATTCTTCTATGGTTTCTATATTGAATGTAGACTCTATTCCAGCTATTCATTATATGGTAGCTGTTGCGGGAGGGAAAAAAATTCCTTGTGCAGAATATGCAACTTATGGCACTCAAGAGTTATGCGATAATATTTCAAAAGTTATGAAAGGATATAAAGCTTGTATATTAAAAAATCATGGGCTTTTAGTAGCTGATGAAACATTAGAAAAAGCATATAGTGTTATGATAGAAGTAGAGAATCTAGCTAGACTATATATTGGTGTTAGAAACATTGGAGATTATAATGTTTTATCAGACAGCGAAATGGAAATAATTTTAGCTAAGTTTAATAATTATGGACTTAACGTTGAACATAAAAAAACAGCTTCCAAATCTTCTAAAAAGAAATAA